Proteins encoded in a region of the Haloarcula sp. CBA1129 genome:
- a CDS encoding amino acid ABC transporter permease gives MPPLPLQSDWAFVIGNLDLLLVGTGVTVALTAASILLGFLLGFPAGAVEVYGRGPLKRAVETAGVVLRGTPLLVIIILLFFGLSVSSSAFVTATIALGLRSAAYQSQIFRGALQSVDEGQLEAARAVGMGRLQAIRSVVVPQALRRSVPGFQNEFTIVLKDTSIAIVIGIGELLTVGQNLYQGGQSTAALEIFLTVSLIYFVLTFVTNRSLDYVDDHFSIPGGERA, from the coding sequence ATGCCACCACTCCCGTTGCAGAGTGACTGGGCGTTCGTCATCGGGAACCTCGACCTGCTACTCGTCGGCACGGGTGTCACGGTCGCCCTGACAGCGGCGAGCATCTTGCTTGGCTTTCTGCTCGGGTTCCCGGCGGGAGCCGTCGAAGTATACGGTCGCGGCCCGCTCAAGCGCGCCGTCGAGACAGCCGGCGTCGTACTCCGCGGAACGCCGCTGCTCGTCATCATCATCTTGCTGTTCTTCGGGCTCTCGGTGTCAAGCAGCGCCTTCGTGACCGCAACCATCGCGCTCGGCCTCCGGAGCGCTGCGTATCAGTCACAGATCTTCCGTGGCGCGCTCCAGAGCGTCGATGAGGGACAACTGGAAGCCGCTCGCGCCGTCGGCATGGGCCGACTACAGGCGATCCGCAGCGTGGTCGTCCCGCAGGCGCTCCGCCGGAGCGTCCCCGGCTTCCAAAACGAGTTCACCATCGTCCTGAAGGACACGAGCATCGCTATCGTCATCGGTATCGGCGAACTACTGACCGTCGGCCAGAACCTCTATCAGGGCGGTCAGAGCACCGCCGCACTTGAGATTTTCCTGACTGTGAGCCTCATCTACTTCGTTCTCACGTTCGTGACGAACCGCTCGCTCGACTACGTCGACGACCACTTCAGCATCCCCGGAGGTGAGCGCGCGTGA
- a CDS encoding basic amino acid ABC transporter substrate-binding protein, whose product MSDDGLSRRQYLSTVGGTAVTVSLAGCFGGGGGDGSTEITAGTAPGFPPFEMKQDGELVGFDIDLLEAVVAETDYTLTGWEEYEFKSLIPALTNDNIDVVAAGMTINDERDETIDFTDPYYSSNQAIVVREDGDFSPSSLSDLSGRPIGAQKGTTGETTVQDELISPGNLDESNYNSYGNYVLAVEDLQNGNIDAVVIDEPVAQTFAAQRPVTIAFTYETGENFGFGVRDGDDEFTQALNDGLSTVRDGSTYQDLTNKWFGQQ is encoded by the coding sequence ATGTCAGACGACGGCCTTTCACGACGCCAGTATCTCTCCACGGTCGGTGGAACCGCAGTGACTGTCTCGCTTGCCGGCTGTTTCGGCGGCGGGGGTGGCGACGGCAGTACCGAAATCACTGCCGGCACCGCACCCGGGTTCCCTCCGTTCGAGATGAAGCAGGACGGCGAACTCGTCGGGTTCGACATCGACCTGCTGGAAGCGGTCGTTGCAGAGACCGACTACACCCTGACCGGCTGGGAGGAGTACGAGTTCAAGTCCCTGATTCCGGCGCTAACAAACGACAACATCGACGTGGTCGCCGCGGGGATGACGATCAACGACGAGCGCGACGAGACCATCGACTTCACCGATCCGTACTACAGTTCGAATCAGGCGATTGTCGTCCGCGAAGACGGCGACTTCTCGCCGTCGTCGCTTTCGGACCTCTCCGGACGCCCAATCGGTGCACAGAAGGGCACAACTGGCGAAACGACGGTACAGGACGAACTCATTTCGCCGGGGAACCTCGACGAGTCGAACTACAACTCCTACGGCAACTACGTGCTGGCGGTCGAGGACCTCCAGAACGGCAACATCGACGCGGTCGTCATCGACGAGCCGGTCGCTCAGACCTTCGCCGCCCAGCGCCCGGTCACTATCGCCTTCACGTACGAGACTGGCGAGAACTTCGGGTTCGGCGTCCGCGATGGTGACGACGAGTTCACGCAGGCTCTCAACGACGGACTGTCCACTGTCAGGGACGGAAGCACCTATCAGGACCTGACGAACAAGTGGTTCGGCCAGCAGTAA
- a CDS encoding COX15/CtaA family protein, with protein sequence MTTRFRRLVATTTVLTFALILLGVYTGAIGAGLTCEARWPFCDGWMGLFPANWASFVEWFHRLVAMITGFGILGSTIAAWRGEYSRRIKLATGIATVVLPVQVLLGANTIFNFGATAQVLHHGAAQLIFGAMVAATAWAYTEAAESPSVQSAETQHTARADD encoded by the coding sequence ATGACCACCCGTTTCCGCCGACTGGTGGCGACAACGACGGTGCTGACGTTCGCACTCATCCTGCTCGGCGTGTACACCGGTGCCATCGGTGCCGGCCTGACCTGTGAGGCACGCTGGCCGTTCTGTGACGGCTGGATGGGACTATTCCCCGCAAACTGGGCGAGTTTCGTCGAGTGGTTCCACCGCTTAGTCGCAATGATTACCGGGTTCGGCATTCTCGGATCGACAATCGCCGCGTGGCGCGGTGAGTACAGCCGGCGGATCAAGCTCGCAACAGGCATCGCAACGGTCGTGCTCCCAGTGCAGGTTCTCCTCGGCGCAAACACCATCTTCAACTTCGGTGCTACGGCGCAGGTGCTCCACCACGGGGCCGCACAGCTCATCTTCGGCGCGATGGTCGCGGCGACGGCGTGGGCCTACACCGAGGCGGCGGAGTCACCATCGGTACAATCGGCCGAGACCCAGCACACAGCACGCGCTGACGATTGA
- a CDS encoding amino acid ABC transporter ATP-binding protein has protein sequence MSTPLLELDDVYKSYGEEQVLSGVSFEMDAGDVDVVIGPSGSGKSTMLRCVNRLTEINGGDIYLDGDCVTDADTDVNELRKQVGMVFQDFNLFAHLTALGNVTLGLRKVRGMDKQAAQERGYEHLEQVGLLDQADSYPAELSGGQKQRVGIARALAMDPKLLLFDEPTSALDPELVGEVVDVMRDLAAEGITMLVVSHEMGFARSAASDIIFLDDGEIVEHGPPKQLFENPQAARTGEFLSRLETTHEGE, from the coding sequence GTGAGCACTCCGCTGCTGGAACTCGACGACGTGTACAAGTCCTACGGCGAAGAACAGGTGCTCTCCGGCGTCAGTTTCGAGATGGACGCCGGTGACGTCGACGTGGTCATCGGCCCCAGCGGCAGCGGGAAGTCAACGATGCTCCGCTGTGTGAACCGCCTCACCGAGATCAACGGCGGGGACATCTACCTCGACGGCGACTGCGTCACCGACGCCGACACCGACGTGAACGAACTCCGAAAACAGGTCGGGATGGTCTTTCAGGATTTCAATCTCTTCGCCCACCTCACAGCGCTTGGCAACGTCACGCTCGGCCTGCGGAAGGTCCGCGGGATGGACAAGCAAGCGGCCCAAGAGAGGGGCTACGAACACCTCGAACAGGTCGGCCTGCTGGATCAGGCTGACTCTTACCCCGCCGAACTATCAGGCGGCCAGAAACAGCGGGTCGGTATCGCCCGCGCGCTGGCGATGGACCCGAAGCTCTTGCTGTTCGACGAGCCGACCAGCGCGCTCGACCCGGAACTCGTCGGCGAAGTCGTCGATGTGATGCGTGACCTCGCCGCCGAGGGCATCACGATGCTCGTGGTCAGCCACGAGATGGGGTTCGCGCGGTCTGCGGCGTCGGACATCATCTTCCTCGACGACGGTGAAATCGTCGAACACGGCCCGCCGAAGCAATTGTTCGAGAACCCACAAGCGGCCCGGACCGGTGAGTTCCTCAGCCGTCTAGAGACGACCCACGAGGGGGAGTGA
- a CDS encoding amino acid ABC transporter permease, which translates to MGTPESTTGGRTIRARAAGLTDQPLTLLTVAVFWTWLVVRWTNDFLLDGALIERNTSFFPTAPFEAVAGTLGDLAASLGPVGFPVGWVAGFFEFLAASIPYLPQLATGVWATILLTVLGIAFGFVIAVPLSVARVYGGSATRSVALGYTELFRGTPLLAQLFVLYFATPLTTVIRELPTVGSGFIPAQAFWVAVIAFTLNSAAYQSEYIRSALNSVPEGQLTAARSIGLSKVDGIRHVVLPQGLRYAIPGWSNELVYLIKYSSLASFITVRELFERTDAIASETYRYTELFVLAGLLYLALVISASLVMDYVEDRVAIPGLGTTGR; encoded by the coding sequence ATGGGGACGCCGGAGTCCACGACCGGTGGACGGACGATTCGCGCCCGTGCCGCCGGGCTGACCGACCAGCCGCTGACGCTGCTTACTGTTGCGGTCTTCTGGACGTGGCTCGTCGTACGCTGGACGAACGACTTCCTGCTTGACGGCGCGCTTATCGAACGCAACACGTCGTTCTTCCCGACGGCACCGTTCGAGGCGGTCGCGGGGACGCTCGGTGATCTCGCGGCGAGTCTCGGTCCGGTCGGGTTCCCTGTCGGCTGGGTCGCCGGCTTCTTCGAGTTTCTGGCGGCGTCGATCCCCTACCTGCCACAACTGGCGACCGGCGTGTGGGCGACGATACTGCTGACGGTGCTGGGTATCGCCTTCGGGTTCGTCATCGCCGTCCCGCTCAGCGTCGCCCGAGTGTACGGCGGGAGCGCCACCCGCTCGGTCGCACTGGGCTACACTGAGCTGTTCCGCGGGACACCACTGCTCGCCCAGCTGTTCGTCCTCTACTTCGCGACGCCGCTGACGACGGTCATCCGTGAGCTGCCCACCGTTGGGAGCGGATTCATCCCCGCACAGGCGTTCTGGGTGGCTGTCATCGCGTTTACCTTAAACAGCGCGGCCTACCAGTCAGAATACATCCGGTCGGCGCTGAACTCCGTCCCGGAGGGGCAACTCACCGCCGCTCGTTCAATCGGGCTCTCCAAGGTCGATGGGATACGCCACGTCGTCCTGCCGCAGGGCCTTCGCTACGCGATTCCGGGCTGGTCGAACGAACTGGTGTACCTCATCAAGTACTCCTCGCTGGCGAGTTTCATCACCGTCCGCGAACTGTTCGAGCGGACTGATGCCATCGCAAGCGAGACCTACCGGTACACGGAACTGTTCGTCCTCGCCGGCCTGCTGTACCTAGCGCTGGTCATCTCGGCGTCACTTGTGATGGACTACGTCGAAGACCGAGTCGCGATTCCCGGCCTCGGGACGACCGGTCGGTGA
- a CDS encoding methyl-accepting chemotaxis protein produces the protein MFEQIRTYIYGRGSRSSDATARRADGGFVASDRQARFLVDAMDPESPRLGDCFDDPNKAAIGTQHVERQFELGSDELRMLIDEYEAAGISQSEFIATQGLVTESLVEGAFDQLRDELGADAQAAIDSVEAELREGLETTQSVSQTGIDAFTESAADSGSDGRLDYHDVLQHIGTPLFVLDTNGDIRSWNSSIERLTGVSEADAKEMEMASMAFYPDGRRGKTLADKVLDAPETTHTKYDVPKVEDEDFTLYRDTSVMADQYGDERSISFSAAPIYDDDGELIAVVEMVQDRTDEANRHEAVTSLVDEVKSTMAALKSGRLDARASFDRTDGGEYVDDQLYEVVGSLNDMAEQVEQLADQVDEQAQQLAVTIEQANSSAEAVESRVAEQTDSLTQAADNIQDIGAGMEEVAATSSEVASAAQRAKAAAEDGSDAGEAVMDVTDGLAETSEDLVDTVTALDDQMDEVSEIVEIIADVAEQTNMLALNANIEAARAGESGSGFAVVADEVKTLANETSEYASEISTSITTIQDQADETASMVETTHEQVEHAESEITEALDSLDEISDAVEEATRGIQEVADANDDQASAIENVTSMVEDAQNHAQEAEAATKEIVKATDRQEDAVTELTDRVGELTDTN, from the coding sequence ATGTTCGAGCAGATCCGCACCTACATCTACGGCCGGGGGTCTCGTTCCTCAGACGCTACGGCCCGACGGGCGGACGGCGGATTCGTCGCGAGTGACCGGCAGGCCCGCTTTCTGGTCGACGCTATGGACCCGGAGTCGCCACGTCTCGGCGATTGCTTCGACGACCCGAATAAGGCCGCCATCGGGACCCAGCACGTCGAGCGGCAGTTCGAACTCGGCTCCGACGAGCTCCGAATGCTGATCGACGAATACGAAGCCGCCGGGATCAGCCAGAGCGAGTTCATCGCGACCCAAGGCCTCGTCACCGAATCGCTCGTCGAAGGTGCGTTCGATCAGCTTCGGGACGAACTCGGGGCGGACGCACAGGCCGCTATTGACTCTGTCGAGGCGGAGCTCCGGGAGGGGCTGGAGACGACACAGTCTGTCTCTCAGACGGGTATCGATGCGTTCACCGAATCTGCGGCTGACAGCGGCTCTGACGGACGACTCGACTACCACGACGTACTGCAGCACATCGGGACGCCGCTCTTTGTTCTGGATACGAACGGCGATATCCGCAGTTGGAACAGTTCGATTGAAAGACTCACCGGCGTCTCCGAGGCCGACGCAAAGGAGATGGAGATGGCGAGCATGGCGTTCTATCCGGACGGTCGGCGCGGAAAGACGCTCGCCGACAAAGTTCTCGATGCACCGGAGACAACACACACCAAGTACGACGTGCCGAAGGTCGAAGACGAGGACTTCACGCTGTACCGCGATACAAGCGTGATGGCTGACCAGTACGGGGACGAGCGTAGCATCTCGTTCAGCGCCGCCCCGATTTACGATGACGACGGCGAACTCATCGCGGTCGTCGAAATGGTTCAGGACCGAACTGACGAGGCCAATCGCCATGAGGCCGTGACGAGTCTGGTCGATGAGGTTAAATCGACTATGGCTGCACTCAAGAGCGGCCGCCTCGACGCCCGGGCGTCGTTCGACCGGACCGACGGCGGCGAGTACGTCGACGACCAACTGTACGAAGTCGTCGGCTCGCTCAACGATATGGCCGAACAGGTCGAACAGCTTGCGGACCAAGTGGACGAGCAGGCTCAGCAACTCGCAGTCACTATCGAGCAAGCGAATTCCTCCGCAGAGGCCGTCGAAAGCCGAGTTGCCGAACAGACCGACTCCCTCACCCAAGCGGCCGACAACATCCAAGATATCGGGGCCGGGATGGAGGAAGTCGCCGCGACATCGAGCGAAGTGGCGTCGGCAGCACAGCGTGCGAAAGCGGCCGCGGAAGACGGGTCGGACGCCGGTGAAGCAGTCATGGACGTTACCGACGGGCTTGCCGAGACGAGCGAAGATCTCGTGGACACCGTTACCGCCCTCGACGACCAGATGGACGAGGTGAGCGAGATCGTCGAGATAATCGCCGACGTGGCTGAGCAGACGAATATGCTCGCGCTGAACGCCAACATCGAGGCCGCCCGGGCCGGCGAGAGCGGGAGCGGGTTCGCTGTCGTGGCCGACGAAGTGAAGACGCTCGCAAACGAGACGAGCGAGTACGCCTCCGAGATATCGACGAGTATCACGACGATTCAGGACCAAGCGGACGAAACCGCGAGCATGGTCGAGACTACCCACGAGCAAGTCGAGCACGCGGAGTCCGAGATCACGGAAGCACTGGATTCGCTAGACGAGATCTCCGATGCCGTCGAGGAGGCGACCAGAGGCATTCAGGAGGTCGCCGACGCCAACGACGATCAGGCGAGCGCTATCGAGAACGTGACTTCGATGGTCGAAGACGCGCAGAATCACGCGCAGGAGGCCGAAGCGGCAACGAAGGAGATCGTCAAAGCCACTGATCGGCAGGAGGACGCGGTCACAGAACTGACTGACCGAGTCGGTGAACTCACCGACACGAACTGA
- a CDS encoding replication factor C large subunit, with protein sequence MDWTEKYRPTTLSEVRGNDKARDALKEWADTWDDHREAVIIHGSPGIGKTSAAHALANDMGWPTIELNASDSRTKDVINRVAGEAAKSGTLTAGGGGRRLVIMDEADNIHGNADRGGARAITALVKEASQPMVLIANEYYEMSNGLRNNCQDIEFRDVSPRSIVPVLRDLCRQEGVEYESDALQELAEQNSGDLRGAVKDLQAIAETTERLTTDDVITGERDTTEGIFEYLDVVLKEAGAQEALEASYDVDETLDDLINWIEDNMPKDYEGTELVRAYEFLSNADQWLGRVRETQNYSFWRYAGDNMTAGVAAARDGTKGGWTRYGPPSYWSKLGRSKGTRNTRDYVAQQIATIDGVSMRTARREIMPFLATMTHHCRNRELTVAMAATYDMEAEHVSFVTGSGKDTNKVQDIVADAEALKEEAAVEHSGGAFEGASVEGGDGESDAGGAGETDADPSEEGSEQQVSLAADDSVDSDAVSDETTTDDETEAASEAAEEDDQQSGLSDFM encoded by the coding sequence ATGGATTGGACGGAGAAGTACCGCCCGACGACGCTATCAGAGGTGCGGGGCAACGACAAGGCCCGCGACGCACTCAAAGAATGGGCGGACACGTGGGACGACCACCGCGAGGCGGTCATCATCCACGGGTCCCCGGGCATCGGGAAGACCTCGGCCGCCCACGCGCTGGCAAACGACATGGGGTGGCCGACCATCGAACTCAACGCCAGCGACTCCCGGACGAAGGACGTTATCAATCGGGTGGCCGGCGAAGCCGCCAAGTCCGGCACGCTGACCGCCGGCGGTGGCGGCCGCCGACTCGTCATCATGGACGAGGCGGACAACATCCACGGCAACGCCGACCGCGGCGGTGCGCGGGCTATCACCGCCCTCGTGAAGGAGGCCAGCCAGCCGATGGTGCTCATCGCCAACGAGTACTACGAGATGTCGAACGGCCTGCGGAACAACTGTCAGGACATCGAGTTCCGAGACGTCTCGCCCCGCTCTATCGTTCCCGTCCTCCGTGACCTCTGTCGGCAAGAGGGCGTCGAGTACGAGTCCGACGCGCTGCAGGAACTCGCCGAGCAAAACAGCGGCGACCTGCGGGGTGCGGTCAAGGATCTCCAAGCCATCGCCGAGACAACGGAGCGACTCACTACTGACGACGTAATTACTGGCGAGCGCGACACGACAGAGGGCATCTTCGAGTACCTCGACGTGGTGCTGAAGGAAGCCGGCGCACAGGAGGCCTTGGAGGCCAGCTACGACGTGGACGAGACACTCGACGACCTCATCAACTGGATCGAGGACAATATGCCAAAGGACTACGAGGGCACTGAACTGGTGCGGGCCTACGAGTTCCTCTCGAACGCCGACCAGTGGCTCGGCCGGGTGCGTGAGACGCAGAACTACTCCTTCTGGCGGTACGCTGGCGATAACATGACCGCCGGTGTCGCCGCGGCGCGGGACGGGACGAAAGGCGGCTGGACCCGCTACGGCCCGCCGAGCTACTGGTCGAAACTCGGGCGGTCAAAGGGGACCCGTAACACCCGGGACTACGTCGCCCAGCAAATCGCGACTATCGATGGCGTCTCGATGCGGACCGCTCGCCGGGAGATCATGCCGTTCCTCGCGACGATGACCCACCACTGCCGGAACCGAGAGCTAACGGTGGCGATGGCGGCGACCTACGATATGGAGGCCGAACACGTGTCTTTCGTCACCGGGTCGGGGAAGGACACGAACAAGGTGCAGGACATCGTCGCTGACGCGGAGGCGCTCAAGGAGGAAGCCGCCGTCGAACACTCCGGCGGGGCGTTCGAGGGTGCAAGTGTCGAAGGCGGTGACGGAGAAAGCGATGCAGGTGGCGCTGGTGAAACCGATGCCGACCCTTCCGAAGAAGGCAGCGAACAGCAGGTATCGCTTGCGGCCGACGATAGTGTTGACTCTGACGCCGTCAGTGACGAGACCACGACCGACGACGAGACGGAGGCAGCGAGCGAGGCGGCCGAGGAGGACGACCAGCAGTCCGGCCTCTCTGATTTCATGTAG